The proteins below come from a single Aspergillus oryzae RIB40 DNA, chromosome 5 genomic window:
- a CDS encoding uncharacterized protein (predicted protein): MRVSLTTIFSSLLCTVLVSSQDLDTFDKKCVENYGVPSADPVPGSFSNDDCTDVDGTRGAIQTAVDKLGDMNIYAVTKQVVNGINYVIFVTRNERTYRVPVYQDLTGTYSLQEEEICYLPFDDSTSGAISSTLRPPTNLSYGQETFGLPLQGCVTKEALFWLPW; this comes from the exons ATGCGTGTCTCCCTaaccaccatcttctcctccctgcTCTGTACCGTCTTGGTCTCATCCCAGGACCTCGACACCTTCGACAAGAAATGTGTCGAGAATTATGGTGTTCCATCAGCAGACCCTGTTCCCGGCTCTTTCTCCAATGACGACTGTACGGATGTCGACGGGACACGTGGTGCCATACAAACTGCTGTAGACAAACTCGGTGATATGAATATTTACGCTGTCACCAAGCAGGTTGTGAACGGTATTAACTATGTCATCTTTGTT ACTCGCAACGAACGAACATATCGAGTTCCTGTTTACCAAGATCTGACAGGAACCTATTCTCttcaggaagaagaaatctgCTAC CTCCCATTCGATGACAGTACT AGTGGCGCGATATCGTCCACCTTGAGACCACCTACCAATCTCTCTTACGGCCAAGAAACATTCGGGCTACCACTTCAGGGCTGTGTTACAAAGGAAGCTCTCTTCTGGCTGCCTTGGTAG
- a CDS encoding agmatinase (arginase family protein), which produces MLVTTVSLLALSAVASAHGKHQTPMSGPHQKLWYNTLPGDGGTQADSVFSGISTFARLPYFPCLSSEDEKYDIAFIGAPFDTGTSYRPGARFGPSGIRQGSRRLNLYGGYNVPLEANPFVSDLKVIDCGDIPVTSYDNAWAIQQIEEGHNSILMRKPFTDANEYGLSRAGKTLPRVITLGGDHTITLPLLRSINKAYGPVSVIHFDSHLDSWKPKVFGGSPSQVASVNHGTYFYHAAMEGLLKNDTNIHAGIRTTLSGPSDYENDGYCGFEIVEAREIDTIGTDGIIKRIRDRVGTENPVYLSIDIDTLDPAYAPATGTPETGGWSTRELRTIIRGLDGLNLIGADIVEVAPAYDTNAELSTMAAADVLYEILTMMVKKGPLTVDSDGSVDL; this is translated from the exons ATGCTCGTCACAACAGTGAGCCTTCTCGCTCTGTCTGCTGTGGCTTCCGCCCATGGCAAGCACCAAACCCCCATGTCTGGTCCGCACCAGAAACTGTGGTATAACACCTTGCCAGGAGATGGTGGTACTCAG GCCGATTCTGTCTTCTCAGGCATTTCGACTTTCGCTCGCTTGCCCTACTTTCCCTGTCTCTCcagcgaggatgagaagtatGATATTGCCTTCATAG GTGCCCCCTTTGACACCGGCACCTCCTACAGACCCGGTGCCAGATTTGGTCCCAGCGGCATCAGACAAGGCTCACGCCGTCTCAATCTCTA CGGTGGCTACAACGTCCCCCTAGAAGCCAACCCCTTTGTCAGTGATCTGAAAGTCATAGACTGCGGCGACATTCCCGTCACCTC CTACGACAACGCCTGGGCAATCCAGCAAATCGAAGAAGGCCACAACAGCATCCTGATGCGTAAGCCCTTCACCGACGCAAACGAATATGGCCTCTCTCGAGCAGGCAAGACCCTCCCCCGCGTCATCACCCTAGGAGGTGATCACACCATCACGCTGCCCCTGCTGCGCAGTATCAACAAGGCCTATGGCCCCGTCAGTGTCATTCACTTCGATAGCCATCT CGACTCCTGGAAACCAAAGGTCTTCGGTGGCTCCCCAAGCCAGGTCGCTTCCGTTAACCATGGAACTTACTTCTACCATGCGGCGATGGAAGGCCTTCTTAAGAACGACACGAATATTCACGCTGGTATCCGGACTACTCTTTCAGGTCCCTCGGATTATGAGAATGATGGATACTGTGGGTTTGAGATTGTAGAGGCTAGGGAGATTGACACAATCG gcaCGGACGGTATAATCAAAAGAATCCGCGACCGCGTCGGTACCGAAAACCCCGTTTACCTCTCCATCGACATCGACACGCTGGATCCTGCCT ATGCCCCCGCAACCGGCACCCCTGAAACAGGTGGCTGGTCAACCCGCGAACTGCGCACGATCATCCGTGGTCTAGACGGGTTGAATCTCATCGGGGCCGATATCGTGGAGGTTGCACCTGCTTATGATACTAATGCGGAGCTGTCGACTAT GGCTGCCGCGGATGTGCTTTATGAGATTCTTACGATGATGGTTAAGAAGGGGCCGTTGACTGTTGATTCTGATGGATCTGTTGACTTGTAg
- a CDS encoding MATE family efflux transporter (uncharacterized membrane protein, predicted efflux pump), protein MYRQRSPRYGDTPNIEEEPTEYTSLLPKPTDLDSSEDPGCYESHDSDDEGWRQYLTELWILFKGSIPVILAYTLQNSLQTVSVLIVGRSSPENLATTAFSLMFAMITAWMIALGGTTALDTLASSTFTGSSNKHDLGILLQRGFFVLSLFYIPVAILWACSEPVFLLLGQDPQLSRDSARFLTCLIPGGLGYIYFEVMKKYLQAQGIMRPGTYVLMITSPFNALLNYLFCYTFGMGLLGAPFATGISYWLSFILLVLYARFIAGSECWGGWSREAFQNLGTFARLAFLGVIHVGTEWWAFEIVALAAGRLGTIALAAQSVIMTADQVLNTIPFGVGVATSARVGNLLGSRNAPGAAKAANTAAWLSILLGGVVLAVLMGTRHDFAKIFNSDERVVRLTADVLPYVALFQIADGLNGSCGGSLRGMGRQHVGAMVNLVSYYCGALPLGIWLAFHGWGLKGLWVGQCIALYLVGALEWMIVALSNWNKEVDKAFSRMDVHERLEDGL, encoded by the exons ATGTATCGTCAACGTTCTCCTCGCTATGGCGACACGCCTaatatcgaagaagagccaactGAATATacctctctcctccccaagCCAACCGATCTCGACAGTTCTGAAGATCCAGGTTGCTATGAAAGCCATGATTCTGACGACGAGGGCTGGAGACAGTATCTCACCGAACTCTGGATTTTGTTCAAGGGCTCTATCCCGGTTATACTGGCGTATACACTCCAGAACAGCTTGCAAACTGTGTCCGTGTTGATAGTTGGACGCTCCTCGCCTGAGAACCTAGCCACGACTGCGTTTTCCTTGATGTTTGCTATGATCACAGCGTGGATGATTGCTTTAGGTGGTACAACGGCACTCGATACGTTGGCCTCGTCGACGTTCACGGGGAGCTCAAACAAGCATGATCTTGGTATCTTGCTGCAGAGGGGCTTTTTCGTTCTGAGTCTTTTCTACATTCCCGTTGCTATCCTTTGGGCATGTTCGGAGCCCGTCTTCCTGCTTCTGGGTCAAGATCCCCAGCTGTCAAGGGACAGTGCGAGATTCTTGACCTGCTTGATTCCAGGTGGTTTgggatatatctatttcgAAGTGATGAAGAAGTATTTGCAAGCTCAAG GCATCATGCGTCCAGGAACGTATGTGTTAATGATTACATCCCCCTTTAATGCCCTTCTCAACTACCTATTCTGTTACACCTTTGGGATGGGTTTACTCGGAGCGCCGTTCGCCACTGGCATTTCGTATTGGCTGTCTTTTATCTTGTTAGTCCTCTATGCCCGGTTCATTGCCGGGTCCGAATGCTGGGGCGGATGGTCGCGAGAGGCGTTCCAGAACCTGGGTACTTTTGCCCGCCTAGCTTTCCTGGGTGTCATTCACGTTGGCACGGAATGGTGGGCGTTCGAGATTGTGGCCCTGGCAGCAGGCCGACTGGGGACCATCGCATTGGCCGCGCAAAGCGTTATCATGACCGCAGATCAAGTACTCAACACAATCCCGTTTGGAGTAGGCGTCGCCACGTCGGCACGAGTGGGCAACCTGCTGGGCTCTCGGAACGCACCGGgagcagccaaagcagcgAATACGGCGGCCTGGCTCAGCATTCTCCTCGGCGGGGTAGTACTGGCTGTGCTGATGGGAACACGGCATGATTTTGCGAAGATCTTCAATTCGGACGAGCGAGTTGTGCGCCTAACCGCCGATGTACTGCCGTATGTTGCACTATTCCAGATTGCAGATGGCTTGAATGGCAGCTGCGGGGGCAGTCTTCGTGGTATGGGTCGACAGCATGTCGGAGCGATGGTTAATCTGGTTAGCTATTACTGTGGTGCGCTGCCGCTCGGCATTTGGCTGGCGTTTCATGGCTGGGGTCTCAAGGGCCTGTGGGTGGGACAATGTATTGCCTTGTATCTGGTGGGGGCGTTGGAGTGGATGATCGTGGCCCTGAGTAATTGGAACAAGGAGGTGGATAAGGCGTTTTCGCGTATGGATGTGCATGAGCGATTGGAGGATGGACTGTAG
- a CDS encoding putative MFS transporter (predicted protein) has protein sequence MVPAAYATYSPLIQGLLFLGLFIGTLVSEVCCSGRLSDYIVKRLARKNEGVRVPEMRLWLAYPAILITAIGLIVWGISIDKNYHWMIGQIAFFLFSSGIQIGNTVTSSYIIDSYPLQSTSVVIFYAVFLNLSAFINPVHTPVSHTYLPINHDANKIQFFIANWQASSGWTWTFTAQALVVLVAGTGVFAVLQRYGAFLRSRAKVPGWVNPEYLIKSL, from the exons ATGGTACCAGCCGCGTATGCGACGTATTCGCCGTTGATCCAGGGCCTGTTATTTCTGGGATTATTTATCGGCACGCTAGTATCGGAGGTGTGCTGCTCAGGAAGACTCAGTGATTATATTGTCAAGCGGTTAGCGAGGAAGAACGAGGGAGTGCGAGTACCAGAGATGAGGTTATGGCTGGCCTATCCTGCCATATTGATCACTGCAA TCGGACTAATAGTCTGGGGCATCAGCATCGACAAAAACTACCACTGGATGATCGGCCAAATAGCATTCTTCCTAT TCTCATCAGGAATCCAAATCGGCAACACCGTAACAAGCAGCTACATAATCGACAGCTACCCACTCCAATCCACCAGCGTCGTCATCTTCTACGCTGTATTCCTCAACCTGAGCGCTTTTATCAACCCTGTACATACCCCCGTATCTCATACCTATCTACCAATTAACCACGACGCTAACAAGATACAGTTCTTCATCGCAAACTGGCAGGCATCTTCCGGATGGACGTGGACATTCACAGCTCAGGCTTTGGTAGTGCTTGTGGCTGGAACGGGCGTGTTTGCTGTGTTACAGCGGTATGGGGCGTTTTTGAGATCGAGGGCGAAGGTGCCGGGGTGGGTGAATCCGGA ATATCTTATCAAATCGTTATGA
- a CDS encoding ankyrin repeat domain-containing protein (ankyrin repeat) yields MALLELPNELLLQIIENLESEKDILSILLTSPRIYAIQQAGPLYKHNIQFSASSALGWYSARGRKSAVEALLEKGADLESRCDVGGTPIVYAAKYGHESAVRLLPEKGSIVNRPTLSWPRWTPLSWAVHNEHKDVVRLLLEKGSDPKFKGTEYDEIQLLGAAQFGDAKFVNLLLERGTDLECNHYLGRTPLSIAACHGQEAIVRMLLEKGADIESKDFFGRTPLIYAAGKGHESVARLLLENGADIESKNEDGCAPLISAVNVGQEGMIRLLLEEGADIESQTHDGWTPLTVAASHGYENIAKLLLEKGSNIEAKDDDGWTPLICAAEKGHEGVVKLLLEQGSNIESEDHDGWTPLRCAVEKGRKGVVKLLLDKGADLERAGLTTEQVADVDSPDD; encoded by the exons ATGGCTCTACTCGAACTTCCCAACGAATTACTACTTCAGATTATCGAGAACCTGGAGAGCGAGAAAGATattctttctattttgttgACAAGCCCTCGAATATATGCTATCCAGCAAGCGGGCCCTCTATACAAACACAACATCCAATTCTCCGCGAGCTCAGCGCTGGGATGGTATTCGGCGAGAGGGCGTAAATCAGCTGTGGAGGCACTGCTCGAAAAGGGCGCTGACCTAGAGAGCAGATGCGATGTTGGTGGCACACCTATAGTATATGCTGCTAAGTACGGACATGAGAGTGCGGTCAGGCTGCTGCCTGAAAAGGGCTCTATAGTAAATCGACCCACTTTGTCCTGGCCCCGCTGGACGCCACTAAGTTGGGCTGTTCATAATGAGCATAAGGATGTGGTCAGGCTGTTACTTGAGAAAGGTTCTGATCCGAAGTTCAAGGGTACGGAATATGACGAGATTCAGTTATTAGGAGCTGCACAATTTGGAGATGCGAAATTTGTTAATCTACTGCTCGAGAGGGGCACTGACCTAGAATGCAACCACTATCTCGGTCGCACACCATTGAGCATTGCTGCTTGCCATGGACAAGAAGCTATAGTTAGGATGCTGCTTGAGAAGGGCGCTGATATAGAATCCAAGGATTTTTTTGGCCGGACACCCCTGATATATGCTGCTGGCAAGGGACATGAGAGTGTAGCCAGGCTGCTTCTCGAGAATGGTGCTGACATAGAGTCTAAAAACGAAGATGGTTGCGCACCGCTGATAAGTGCTGTTAATGTTGGGCAAGAGGGTATGATCAGGCTACTACTCGAGGAAGGTGCTGATATAGAATCTCAAACTCACGATGGCTGGACACCATTAACAGTGGCTGCATCCCATGGATATGAAAATATAGCCAAGCTGCTGCTCGAGAAAGGTTCTAATATAGAAGCcaaagatgatgatggctggACGCCATTAATATGTGCCGCTGAAAAAGGACATGAGGGCGTAGTCAAGCTACTTCTTGAGCAAGGTTCTAATATAGAATCTGAAGATCATGATGGCTGGACACCACTAAGATGTGCGGTTGAGAAAGGACGCAAGGGAGTGGTCAAGCTGCTGCTTGACAAGGGCGCTGACCTCGAGCGAGCGGGCCTCACGACCGAGCAGGTCGCCGAT GTTGATAGTCCTGATGATTAG